Below is a window of bacterium DNA.
TACTGAAAGAGTTCGGGCTGGAAGGGACGGTCGAGTCCGGGTTCGACGGAAAGGTCGTACGCGCCGACATAACGGGCGAGCAGACCCAGGCGCTCATAGGCCCGAAGGCTTCGATCATGCACGCCGTCCACGAACTGACCAGGACGATCGTGCAGCGCAAGACGGCCCGTGGTTGCCGGCTCCGGCTCGACATAGCCGGCTACGGGAAGAAACGTCGACAGGCTCTCGGGATCTATGCGGGCCAGCTGGCCGAGCAGGTAATTGACGAGGGGGGAGAGGTCATGCTCGAGCCCATGAACGCTGTCGACCGTAAGGTTGTGCACGATGCGGTGGCAGGTATTGATGGCGTCCGCTCCTACTCGGAGGGCACGGAACCCCGGCGTTCCGTGGTTATTTCGCTCGACTGAGACCCGGAGGACCGGACAACTCTCAACCTCGCTACCTTCATGTTTCACGTGAAACCATCCGGCTAGAGCGAGCGGCCTCCTAGGATGAGGGGGTGCTCAATGGGTCAGAGACTCCACTCGAACCTGCCCGGCGGGGCCTCGTCGTGGCGATCGCCAACCAGAAGGGCGGTGTCGGGAAGACGACTACGGCCATCAACCTCGGCGCTTCGTTGGCTTTGGAAGGACACCGCGTCCTTCTTGTGGACCTGGATCCTCAGGGCAACGCCAGCACGGGTCTCGGTGCCCGGATATCCGATGGCGGCAGGTCGATTTACAGCGTCCTCATAGGTCATAGCGCGCTGGACGATGTGGTAGTCCCGACCTCAGTAGACAACTTGGCCCTGGCACCGGCGAGCATCGACTTGGCGGGCGCCGAGCTGGAATTGGTTTCCATGCTGAGCCGGGAGCAGCGTCTGGCAGCGGCGATCGCCCCCGTGGCGGGGCACTACGACACGATCCTGGTCGACTGCGCGCCGAGCCTGGGCCTGTTGACCATCAACGCGTTGGCAGCGGCCCACGAACTGCTCATTCCCGTCCAGTGCGAGTTCTACGCGCTGGAGGGCCTCGGCCAGCTCATGGACAGCATCGATCTGGTACGTGACAGCCTCAATACAGACTTATACATAGGTAACGTCCTGTTGACTATGTTTGATGCTCGTACCAAACTCTCCACCGATGTTGCTGCCCAGATCCGTGACTACTTCGGCGAGCGGGTCTTCCGTACCGTGATCCCCCGATCGATCCGATTGTCGGAAGCACCGTCCTATGGCGAGCCGATCGAGCTGTACGACCGGATGAGCCCCGGGGCGGTTGCCTATCGCTATGTCGCCATGGAGTTCCTTCAGAGACACCGACAACAGGAGCAAGCACGATGACCACCCGCCGATCAGGCCTCGGTAAAGGCCTGGAAGCTCTCATTCCGCCGCCCAGGCGCACCGATCTGCGCAGGATCGCGATCAGCCGCATCCGTGCCAACCCGAACCAGCCGCGGCAGGGGTTCGACGCGGACGCGCTGGACACGCTGGCCGACTCGATCCGTCAGCTGGGCGTTCTCCAGCCTGTGGTGGTCCGGCCCGAGGGTCCCGGTTTCGTGCTGATCGCCGGCGAGCGACGCTGGCGCGCCGCTCAGGAGGCAGGACTCACCGAGTTACCCGCCCTGATCCGGGAGACGGACGCGGTGGGTACGGTCACGGAGGCCCTGGTCGAGAACCTGCTACGTGAGGACCTCAACCCGTTGGAGGAGGCGGCCGCCTTCCACCAGCTCGAGGACGAATTCGGCATGACCCATGCGGAGATCGGGGAGAGGGTGGGCCGGAGCCGGGCCGCTGTCACCAACGCCCTCCGCCTGCTCAATCTCGCCCCGGCGATCCAGGTCCTGGTCGCTTCCCGTGACCTGTCGGCGGGACACGCTCGGGCCTTGCTGGGACTCGATGATCAGGCCCTGGCCCGACACCTGGCCGACCGAGCGGTATCCGAGGGATGGTCGGTCCGCCAACTCGAGGAAGCGGTGCGGCTCGGCAAGGGAATGGTCCGGGACGCTAGGCGCCGCCGTCCGGCCGAGCCGCGTCCGGCGGTGATCATCGAGTTGGAGAACCGCTTGGCCGAACAGCTCGGCACATCGGTGGACATCCGTTACAAGAAGCGGAAGGGCGGGGCGGTCGACGGCCAGGTGGTTCTCAGATTCAGCGGCCTGGATCAACTGGAGCAGATCTACCGGCGGTTCTTCCCGCCTTCCTAGTCGCCTAGTTGCTAGAGATATCGACTAGGCGCTTCCGACCGGCAACCGACTAGTTCACCCACTCCCGAAGCTCGGAGAGGATGGCGGCCTTGGGTCGGGCGCCCACGATCCGCTTCTTCTCCGCGCCGTTCTGGAACACCACCATGGTGGGGATGCTCATCACCTGATACTGGAACGGGGTCTGCTGGTTCTCATCGATGTTGAGCTTGGCGATGGTGATCTGGTCGCCGTGGTCGGCGGCGATCTCCGCCAGCAAGGGTGCCACCAGGCGGCACGGACCGCACCACTCCGCCCAGAAGTCGACCAGCACCGGCTTGTCGCCGGCGACGGCCTGCGCGAACTCTGCGTCGGTGAGTGTTACGACATCAGCCATGTCCTGGATCCTCCTTCGGATATATGGTGTCTTAATTTACTGTAGGTTACCGCACTACAGACATTACTAGCATTAGCACAGATACTGTCCCGATGCTGTGGGCTTCATTCCCGGGCCTCGAGCCACCGCTCGGCGTCGATCGCCGCCGCACAGCCGGTTCCGGCGGCCGTCACCGCTTGGCGGTAGACCTTGTCCACCACGTCACCGGAGGCGAACACACCCTCCACGTTCGTCATGGTGCTGCGACCCGGCAGCCGGATGTAGCCCTGGTCGTCCAGGTCGATCTGTCCCCGGAACAGCTCGGTGTTGGGAACGTGGCCGATCGCGATGAACACCCCCTCGATGCGGTGCTCACGGGTCTCCCCGCTGATGACTTCCCGCAGCGTCACGCCGGTCACCGTCGACTCGCCCAGGACCTCCTCCACGGTGGTGTTCCACAGGACGTCGATCTTCTCGTTGGCCAGTGCCCGGCCGGCCATGATCCGGGACGCCC
It encodes the following:
- a CDS encoding ParA family protein; this encodes MLNGSETPLEPARRGLVVAIANQKGGVGKTTTAINLGASLALEGHRVLLVDLDPQGNASTGLGARISDGGRSIYSVLIGHSALDDVVVPTSVDNLALAPASIDLAGAELELVSMLSREQRLAAAIAPVAGHYDTILVDCAPSLGLLTINALAAAHELLIPVQCEFYALEGLGQLMDSIDLVRDSLNTDLYIGNVLLTMFDARTKLSTDVAAQIRDYFGERVFRTVIPRSIRLSEAPSYGEPIELYDRMSPGAVAYRYVAMEFLQRHRQQEQAR
- a CDS encoding ParB/RepB/Spo0J family partition protein; its protein translation is MTTRRSGLGKGLEALIPPPRRTDLRRIAISRIRANPNQPRQGFDADALDTLADSIRQLGVLQPVVVRPEGPGFVLIAGERRWRAAQEAGLTELPALIRETDAVGTVTEALVENLLREDLNPLEEAAAFHQLEDEFGMTHAEIGERVGRSRAAVTNALRLLNLAPAIQVLVASRDLSAGHARALLGLDDQALARHLADRAVSEGWSVRQLEEAVRLGKGMVRDARRRRPAEPRPAVIIELENRLAEQLGTSVDIRYKKRKGGAVDGQVVLRFSGLDQLEQIYRRFFPPS
- the trxA gene encoding thioredoxin, translated to MRRRIQDMADVVTLTDAEFAQAVAGDKPVLVDFWAEWCGPCRLVAPLLAEIAADHGDQITIAKLNIDENQQTPFQYQVMSIPTMVVFQNGAEKKRIVGARPKAAILSELREWVN